The window CCAGACCGTCCTGCTCTTCGGCGCCCCCGGCGCCGGCAAGGGAACCCAGGGCAAGATCCTCGGCCAGGTGCCCGGGTTCTTCCACCTCTCCTGCGGCGAGGTCTTCCGCGCCCTGGACATGTCCACCGAACTCGGCAAGACCTTCTACGAGTTCTCCTCCCGCGGCGAACTGGTGCCCGACGACGTCACCGTCAAGATGTGGCACCAGAACATCCACGCCCAGACCGTCCTCTCCCGCTACAAGCCCATGCAGGACCTGCTGGTGCTCGACGGCATCCCGCGCAACGCCTCCCAGGCCCGCCTGATGGACAAGCACATCAAGGTGCTCAAGATCATCCACCTCGTCTGCCCCAACAAGGACGAGATGATCAAGCGCCTCCGCCGCCGCGCCCTCAAGGAAAACCGCATCGACGACGCCAAGGAAGAGGTCATCCGCAAGCGCTGGCAGGTGTACGAGGACGAGACCTACCCCGTCCTCGAGTACTACCCGAAGAAGATCATCGCCGAGGTCAGCGCCATGGGCTCCCCCGCCCGCGTGCTCCAGCACGTCCTCGAACACGTCGTGCCCGTGCAGGAATCCCACTTCACGAACCCCGTGACCGGCGAGCCCAACGAGCCGGACGGCACCAACGCCGGCGAGAACGGCGCCGAGCCCGCCGCCGATCTCTCGGCCCGGAAGACCCGGTCGCGAGTCTGACCCCCGCCCGCCCCGGGCGCCTCACAGCACCCCCGCCAGCCCCATGCAGCGGCGCCACGCGCTCACCTGCCCCAGGTGCATCATCACGTGCGCCCCAAGCACAAAGTTCGCCGCGGCCCCGATCGTCGGGAACAACTCCCTCGCGCGCCCCTCCGCCGGATTGGGCTGCGCGAACAGCGCCGGATCAACCGACGGAATCGCCTCGATCGCCTTGCGGGTTCCACGCATGAAGTGCGAGGTGATCGACTCCATGTCCGGGTAGATCTTCCCTTCCGGATCATCCCGGCACTCCGCGCCCGCCTTGAACAACTCCTCAAAGCGCGCCGGGTGCGGCACGCGGTCCGCATCGCGCCCGATCATCGTCATCAGCCTCGCCGGATAGAGCGAGAGGTGCCCATACACGAACGCCGGATGGTTCGTCGTCACCAGCGCCCCGCCGGGAGAGGGCTGGCGGGCGAACATCTCGGGGGTGATGCCGGCCAGGAGCTTCTCGGCATAACCGATCGCGAGCTTGGCCGGGGGGAGCATGAAGTCTGAGATCGCGGTCATGGTCGGCTCCTTGGAGTCACGATTGATTGAATACGGATCAGCAAGCACGGAATCACGTACGCCGCTCCCGCAGCCCGCCGCGCCGGAACTTCCGCCGCACGGCCCCGTCAGACGCCCACGAACTTCGCATAGATCGATCGGGCGACCTCCGGGCGGGTCGTTCCCGAGACGATAGCGCGGCCATCGGGGAACAGCGTCAGTTCAAGGCCCGTGTTCGACTCGTCATCGATCCCGGCCTCATCGCCTTCCTCGCCGGCCGCCGCCCCCTCAACCGATGAGAGCCGCCCCCGTAGCATCAGCGGCGTCACGGTGAAACGCCCATGCGCCGCAAGCCTCGCGGCGACCGACTCAAGATCAAGCCGCCGCGTGATCAGCTCGAGCGGCGGATTCACCTGCACGCTGTTGCGGCCGCACAGCACGGTCGTGTCGACGTTCGTCCGCCCCTCCAGGTGGTCGAACCTCCGCTCGCCACAGCACGGGCACGACTCGGCCCTTGCCCCCGCCACGTCGATCTGCTGCACGCGCGACGCCGCCAGGTCGATGCGGAGCAACGTCGTGCTGACCAGGTCAGCACGCCCGGCGAGGATCTTGATCGCCTCCGCGGCCTGCCACGCCGCCACCATCGCCGTCACAGGCCCCAGCACGCCCGCCGTATCACACGTCGCTGTGTCGCCCGGCTGCGGCGGCGTCTCGACGATGCACCGCAGGCACGGCGACCGCCCCGGCATCACCGTCATCGACGTGGCCGTCGTCCCGACCGCGCCCGCGTACACCAGCGGAATCGAGTGCTTCACCGCCAGGTCGTTCATCAGCAATCGCGTCTGGAAGTTGTCCGTGCCGTCAAGCAGCACCGCAACCCCGCCCGATCCCAGCGCCAACTCCTCCGCGCTCCGCCACGAAAAGTCCGCGACCACAGGGCGGATGCCGACCACCGAGTTGACCGCCCGCAGCCTCCCCGCTGCGGCCTCGGCCTTCGGAACCCCCCCTCGCGCGTCCGACTCGTCGAAGAGCGTCTGCCGCTGCAGGTTCGTGACCTCGACCAGGTCGCGGTCGACCAGCGTCAACCTGCCAACCCCCGCGCGGACCAGCAGATCCGCGATCACCGTCCCCAGCGCGCCGCAACCAACCAGCAGCGCATGCGCCGCGGCAAGACGCGCCTGCCCCTCGTCCCCGATCATGGGCACAAGAGCCTGGCGGTGATATCGGGAGTGTGGCGCGGTCACCCTGGACTCTATCCGCCGCAGATGAGCCACGAAGAGGAGTCTCTATGAAGGCGTGCAGGATTCCCGTGCAGACCAATCGCCTCGCGGCCGCCGGACGATCGTATCTCACTCCGCCGGACGCCCAGTCTCCTGGGCGGGTCGCTCCGTCGAACTGTGCGCCGCCACAATACGCCATGTGCTCCCATGGCGTTCGACCAGCATTGCAACAGCGCCGCTGAACGCGGCGACAACCACCCCGCCCTGCCGGATCTCAGTACGAGTGAGCATGTCCGTCCACGCAATGTCGCGAGTGACCGGAATGACTCTCACCTCCACAAGCTCATGCCCGAACGTCAAAGTGGGAGGAAATCTCTGCAGTCCATCGATCACCGCGTCCGCCGATTGGTAGCGCGCCGTCCCATCCTCATACCACGTAAAGCGATCGTCCTCGACGAGAATGGAACGGACAGCCTGCTGATCCCTCGCCTCGAAGGCCGACACCCATTTCTCCAAGAACGCCTTGATATCAGTCTGGATGGCGAGTTGCTCGGCCGGCGAAAGGCGCGCCGGCTCGTGAGTCGCCGTGCACCCCAGCACCGCAGCGATTCCGATCGCGAGGCCCGTCCAAACGGCGACTCCGCTCTTGCAGCACTGCCTCACGCCCCACCTCCGGCCGACTCAAGCACACCGGGCAAATACTGCATGGCGCCGACCGCGTTTCCCTCCGTATCAGCGAACTTGACGACGGTCCCCACTCCGTTGATGAGGAACGGCGGCATCGTGATCGTGCCTCCCGCGGCCACAATCATCCGAGCCGTCTTGGCGACGTCTTCCACCGCGATCGTGCACTCGAATCCTCGGAGTCCACGCCCGGAGAGTGGTTCGTGTCTCGCATGCAGCGCCCCTTCGACGCCGACTTGGCCGGTGTGCACTCGCCAGAAGCCGGGCGGCCCCCACTCCTCGAACGACCACCCGAACACTCGTTCATAAAAGGTCTTGGCCCGCTCACAATCGTCCGCGTGAATCGCAAAGTGGCTGATCGGATTTGGCATCGAATGCTCCTTGGTGGATGCTGTGGATCGAAGGCTACATGCCCGGTGGCCGGACGTAAAGCCGATATACTGCCAATGAATGTCTGGAAAGCGACATACAGCGTCCGTCCGAACTCTGGCTCTGACCCTCCCCCCGGGGTTTCGGATCGAGCATCACCAGCACGATTGGCCGCAGCTCATTTTCGCCGTGAGCGGTGTAATCACCGTAACGACCGACCGCGGATCTTGGGTCGTTCCGCCTATGCGTGCCGTATGGATGGCCGCGGCCGTCTCGCACCGTCTTGACATGACGGGCACCGTTGCGATGCGCACGATCTACTTCTCCCCGAAGGCCGCATCGGGGGTGGATCGACCCTGCTGCGTGATGAGCGTGTCACCCCTGCTCCGCGAACTGATTACGCATATCGTCGATCTTGGCGCTCTCTACGAGGACAACGCGGCACACCTTCGGCTTCAAGGCCTCCTTCTCGACCTTCTGGTCGCGATGCCCGAATCGCCGCTGACCGTGCCGATGCCGCACGACCCGCGGGCGCGTCGCGTGGCCGATCGCGTGCTCGCAGGTCCCGGCGCAAGGCTGCCGCTTGCGCGGCTGGCAAAGGGAGTAGGGGCTAGTCCTCGGACGCTTGAGAGAGCGTTCCACACCGAAACCCTGATGACGTTCGGACGCTGGCGCCACCAGGTGCGTCTCTTGGAAGCCCTGCGGCTTCTTGGCGACGGAATGCCCGTGACATCGGTCGCTCATCGTGTCGGATATGCAAGCCCCAGCGCGTTCGTTGCCGCCTTTC of the Phycisphaeraceae bacterium genome contains:
- a CDS encoding nucleoside monophosphate kinase, with the protein product MPHRYQTVLLFGAPGAGKGTQGKILGQVPGFFHLSCGEVFRALDMSTELGKTFYEFSSRGELVPDDVTVKMWHQNIHAQTVLSRYKPMQDLLVLDGIPRNASQARLMDKHIKVLKIIHLVCPNKDEMIKRLRRRALKENRIDDAKEEVIRKRWQVYEDETYPVLEYYPKKIIAEVSAMGSPARVLQHVLEHVVPVQESHFTNPVTGEPNEPDGTNAGENGAEPAADLSARKTRSRV
- a CDS encoding DinB family protein, which translates into the protein MTAISDFMLPPAKLAIGYAEKLLAGITPEMFARQPSPGGALVTTNHPAFVYGHLSLYPARLMTMIGRDADRVPHPARFEELFKAGAECRDDPEGKIYPDMESITSHFMRGTRKAIEAIPSVDPALFAQPNPAEGRARELFPTIGAAANFVLGAHVMMHLGQVSAWRRCMGLAGVL
- a CDS encoding ThiF family adenylyltransferase, translating into MIGDEGQARLAAAHALLVGCGALGTVIADLLVRAGVGRLTLVDRDLVEVTNLQRQTLFDESDARGGVPKAEAAAGRLRAVNSVVGIRPVVADFSWRSAEELALGSGGVAVLLDGTDNFQTRLLMNDLAVKHSIPLVYAGAVGTTATSMTVMPGRSPCLRCIVETPPQPGDTATCDTAGVLGPVTAMVAAWQAAEAIKILAGRADLVSTTLLRIDLAASRVQQIDVAGARAESCPCCGERRFDHLEGRTNVDTTVLCGRNSVQVNPPLELITRRLDLESVAARLAAHGRFTVTPLMLRGRLSSVEGAAAGEEGDEAGIDDESNTGLELTLFPDGRAIVSGTTRPEVARSIYAKFVGV
- a CDS encoding nuclear transport factor 2 family protein, which encodes MRQCCKSGVAVWTGLAIGIAAVLGCTATHEPARLSPAEQLAIQTDIKAFLEKWVSAFEARDQQAVRSILVEDDRFTWYEDGTARYQSADAVIDGLQRFPPTLTFGHELVEVRVIPVTRDIAWTDMLTRTEIRQGGVVVAAFSGAVAMLVERHGSTWRIVAAHSSTERPAQETGRPAE
- a CDS encoding VOC family protein, with protein sequence MPNPISHFAIHADDCERAKTFYERVFGWSFEEWGPPGFWRVHTGQVGVEGALHARHEPLSGRGLRGFECTIAVEDVAKTARMIVAAGGTITMPPFLINGVGTVVKFADTEGNAVGAMQYLPGVLESAGGGA
- a CDS encoding helix-turn-helix domain-containing protein, which translates into the protein MTGTVAMRTIYFSPKAASGVDRPCCVMSVSPLLRELITHIVDLGALYEDNAAHLRLQGLLLDLLVAMPESPLTVPMPHDPRARRVADRVLAGPGARLPLARLAKGVGASPRTLERAFHTETLMTFGRWRHQVRLLEALRLLGDGMPVTSVAHRVGYASPSAFVAAFRRALGRSPARYFDPPDRQAKARVFPATPSIR